From the genome of Cinclus cinclus chromosome 12, bCinCin1.1, whole genome shotgun sequence, one region includes:
- the PARP3 gene encoding protein mono-ADP-ribosyltransferase PARP3, translating into MASKHKASSSKQPDSREKKPKVEKEEDTWSSTLATLKTAPKEKPPARIDGHCPLSTALDARVYEDYDCTLNQTNISANNNKFYIIQLLEHNGAYSIWTRWGRVGEVGQFKLMPCASLEAAKKEFEKKFREKTKNSWATRENFIAQPGKYTLIEVQPGAGQEVEVALRVDAVDGGKVCKQQVLPCTLDKATQELVSLIFSSDMFQFAMQTMNIDVKKMPLGKLSKQQIARGFEALEELEAALKEQPAQESRLEELSSRFYTTVPHNFGRTRPPTINSPDLLRAKKDMLLVLADIELAQSLQAQKMKEEKEEKEVAHQLDQDYALLCCQLSLLDPASREYQLIKTYVTQTGHKVRILNIWQVARDGEDERFKAHDLLEHRRLLWHGTNVAVVAAILKSGLRIMPHSGGRVGKGIYFASENSKSACYVRCTSKNVGIMFLTEVALGKSYRITCDDPTLCQPPAGYDSVLACGQTEPDPAQDEEVLLDGKKVLVCQGKPIPMSAYKDSSFSQSEYLIYQESQCRIRYLVQLCF; encoded by the exons ATGGCTTCCAAGCACAAAGCTTCTTCCTCGAAGCAGCCagacagcagggaaaagaaaccaaaagtggaaaaggaggaagacaCCTGGAGCTCCACCTTGGCAACGCTGAAAACTGCTCCCAAGGAGAAGCCCCCCGCCAGAATTGATGGGCACTGCCCCTTGAGTACAGCACTAGATGCCCGG GTCTATGAGGACTATGACTGCACCCTGAACCAGACCAATATCAGTGCCAACAACAACAAGTTCTACATCATTCAGCTCCTTGAGCACAATGGTGCCTACAGTATCTGGACCCGCTGGGGCCGTGTG GGAGAGGTGGGCCAGTTCAAGCTCATGCCCTGTGCCTCCCTGGAAGCTGCCAAGAAGGAGTTTGAGAAGAAGTTTCGGGAAAAGACCAAGAACAGCTGGGCAACAAGGGAGAACTTCATTGCGCAGCCAGGGAAGTACACGCTCATTGAGGtgcagccaggggctgggcaggaggtgGAGGTTGCCCTCAGG GTGGATGCAGTGGATGGGGGCAAGGTCTGCAAGCAGCAGGTGCTGCCCTGCACCTTGGACAAAGCCACACAGGAGCTGGTGTCTCTCATCTTCAGCAGTGACATGTTCCAGTTTGCCATGCAGACCATGAATATCG ATGTGAAGAAGATGCCTCTGGGGAAGCTGAGCAAGCAGCAGATTGCGAGGGGCTTTGAGGCACTGGAAGAGCTGGAGGCTGCATTGAAGGAGCAGCCTGCCCAGGAAAGTCGCCTGGAGGAACTCTCCTCACGCTTCTACACTACTGTCCCACACAACTTTGGACGGACACGACCACCCACCATCAATTCCCCTGACTTGCTGCGTGCCAAGAAGGACATGCTGTTG GTGCTGGCTGACATtgagctggcacagagcctgcaggcacagaaaatgaaggaggaaaaggaagagaaagaagttgCCCATCAGCTGGATCAGGATTATGCCCTactctgctgccagctctccctgctggaTCCAGCTTCCCGGGAATACCAG CTGATCAAAACTTACGTGACACAGACTGGGCACAAAGTCCGCATCCTCAACATCTGGCAGGTGGCCCGGGATGGTGAG GATGAGCGTTTCAAGGCCCATGACCTGCTGGAGCACCGGCGCCTGCTTTGGCATGGCACCAACGTGGCGGTGGTGGCGGCCATCCTGAAGAGTGGGCTGCGCATCATGCCCCACTCAGGCGGGCGTGTGGGCAAGGGCATCTACTTCGCCTCTGAGAACAGCAAATCAGCCTGCTATG TGCGCTGCACATCTAAGAATGTTGGCATCATGTTCCTGACGGAGGTGGCCCTGGGCAAGTCTTACCGCATCACCTGTGATGATCCCACGCTGTGTCAGCCACCTGCTGGCTATGACAGCGTCCTGGCCTGTGGCCAGACAGAGCCTG ATCCTGCACAGGATGAGGAAGTGCTGCTGGATGGCAAGAAGGTGCTGGTGTGCCAGGGCAAGCCCATCCCCATGTCTGCCTACAAGGACTCCTCCTTCAGCCAGAGCGAGTACCTCATCTACCAGGAAAGCCAGTGCCGGATCCGCTACCTTGTCCAGCTGTGCTTCTGA
- the LOC134048643 gene encoding probable G-protein coupled receptor has product MPSQTGSNTTDSLELLSVPEHSIAQEVVGLFCMILLTLTALVANIVVMVIILKTPLFRKFIFVCHLCVVNLLSAIFLMPLGIISSSSCFNWVIYSIAECKAVIFLNICFISASILTISIISVERYYYIVHPLRYEVKMTIRLAVAGVIFIWVKSVLITVLALVAWPHGNGATSASRCTVYWSPGAHKKVFVILFSITCFILPTIIILAVYSSIYRVARTASLQQAPVPAQAVAPRHRCDSITSQVTILTARILMLPRLIPDCLLGSNKAILTLVLIVGQFLCCWLPFFAFHLHSSVTVGTVGGGHGEMMVTWIAYSSFAINPFFYGLLNRQIREELARLRRSCLNHPLGQELCLSIAESSVQENFLQFLQRATYTLETHTSCISPSPRNRLDQTTRGFPTPGPVPEQSS; this is encoded by the coding sequence ATGCCAAGCCAGACAGGGTCAAACACGACGGACAGCCTAGAGCTGCTCTCTGTCCCCGAGCACTCCATTGCCCAGGAGGTGGTGGGCCTCTTCTGCATGATCCTGCTCACTCTCACCGCCCTGGTGGCAAACATCGTGGTGATGGTCATCATCCTCAAAACACCTCTTTTCAGGAAGTTCATCTTTGTCTGCCACCTCTGTGTGGTCAATCTCCTCTCAGCCATTTTCCTCATGCCCCTGGGGATCATCTCTAGCTCCTCCTGTTTCAACTGGGTGATCTACAGCATTGCTGAGTGCAAGGCTGTGATATTCCTGAATATCTGCTTCATCAGTGCCTCCATTCTCACCATCTCTATCATCAGCGTGGAGCGGTACTACTACATTGTCCATCCCTTGAGGTATGAGGTCAAGATGACCATCAGGCTGGCGGTGGCTGGAGTGATTTTCATTTGGGTCAAGTCTGTTCTCATCACTGTCTTGGCACTAGTGGCATGGCCTCATGGCAATGGAGCCACCAGTGCCAGCCGCTGCACAGTCTACTGGAGCCCCGGGGCCCACAAGAAGGTTTTTGTGATCCTCTTCAGCATCACCTGCTTTATTCTGCCCACCATCATTATCCTTGCTGTCTACTCCAGCATCTACCGCGTGGCCCGGACTGCATCCCTGCAGCAGGCgcctgtgccagcacaggcagTTGCACCCAGGCACCGATGTGACTCCATCACCAGCCAAGTGACCATCCTCACTGCCAGGATCCTGATGCTGCCCAGGCTGATCCCAGATTGCCTTCTGGGAAGCAACAAGGCCATCCTCACCTTGGTCCTCATTGTGGGACAGTTcttgtgctgctggctgcctttctttgctttccacTTGCACTCCTCTGTCACTGTTGGCACTGTGGGTGGTGGGCACGGGGAGATGATGGTCACCTGGATTGCCTACTCCTCCTTTGCCATTAATCCTTTCTTCTATGGGCTGCTGAACCGCCAAATCCGTGAGGAGCTGGCCCGGCTCCGGCGCAGCTGTCTTAACCATCCGCTGGGTCAGGAGCTCTGTCTTTCCATCGCAGAGTCTTCTGTTCAGGAAAACTTCTTGCAGTTCCTCCAGAGAGCGACTTACACACTGGAGACCCACACCAGCTgcatcagccccagccccaggaacaGGCTGGACCAGACCACAAGAGGCTTCCCCACCCCAGGTCCAGTTCCGGAACAGAGCAGCTAA
- the RBM5 gene encoding RNA-binding protein 5 isoform X2, translating into MGSDKRVSRTERSGRYGSIVEREDRDERESRSRRRDDYKRSSEERRGDRYDDYRDYDSRERERERRNSDKSEDGYHSDGDYGEHDYRNDINDEKESKTIMLRGLPITVTENDIRELIESFEGPQPADVRLMKRKTGVSRGFAFVEFYHFQDATSWMEANQKKLVIQGKQIAMHYSNPRPKFEDWLCNKCCLYNFRRRLKCFRCGADKFDSEQEVPPGAAEAVQSVDYYCDTIILRNIAPHTVVESIMTALSPYASLAVNNIRLIKDKQTQQNRGFAFVQLSSAMDASQLLQILQSLQPPLKIDGKTIGVDFAKSARKDLLLPDGNRVSAFSVASTAIAAAQWSSTQPQTGEGSTLDYSYLQSGQDGYSQYAQYSQDYQQYYQNQGGLLDTDTATVSGTPVTTTTAAVVSQSPQLYNQQTNSPDSPTQSAPPTTSTQAQAAPPTGVVPGTKYAVPDTSTYQYDESSGYYYDPITGLYYDPNSQYYYNALTQQYLYWDGEKETYMPAAEGATYQQTATTTTTKEVKEKKEKPKSKTAQQIAKDMERWAKSLNKQKENFKNSFQPLSTREEERKESAAADAGFALFEKKGALSERQQILPEVLKNGDDENPLKRGLVAAYSGDSDNDEDLLERMENEEEKLTDWKKMACLLCRRQFPNKDALIRHQQLSDLHKQNMDIYRRSKLSEQELEALELREREMKYRDRAAERREKYGIPEPPEPKRKKVYDAGTVNYEQPTKDGLDNSNIGNKMLQAMGWREGSGLGRKCQGITAPIEAQVRMRGAGLGAKGSSYGVSTADSYKDAVRKAMFARFTEME; encoded by the exons ATGGGCTCGGACAAGCG AGTGAGCAGGACGGAGCGGAGCGGCCGCTATGGCTCCATCGTGGAGAGGGAGGACCGCGACGAGCGGGAGTCCCGCAGTCGGCGGAGGGATGACTACAAGAGGTCCAGTGAGGAGCGCCGCGGTGACCGCTATGATGACTATCGCGACTACGATAGCCGAG AGAGGGAGCGGGAGCGCAGGAACAGTGACAAATCAGAGGATGGATACCATTCTGATGGCGACTACGGCGAGCACGACTACAGGAACGATATTAACgatgaaaaagaaagcaagaccATCATGTTGCGTGGGCTTCCCATCACAGTTACGGAGAACGAT ATTCGTGAGCTCATTGAGTCCTTTGAAGGTCCTCAGCCTGCAGACGTGAGGCTGATGAAAAGAAAGACAG GTGTAAGCCGTGGTTTCGCCTTCGTGGAGTTTTATCACTTTCAAGATGCTACCAGCTGGATGGAAGCCAATCAG aaaaagcTGGTGATTCAAGGGAAGCAGATTGCAATGCACTACAGCAACCCAAGGCCTAAATTTGAGGACTGGCTCTGCAACAAG TGCTGCCTTTACAACTTCAGAAGGAGGCTAAAATGCTTCCGCTGTGGAGCAGACAAATTCG ATTCAGAACAGGAGGTAccacctggagcagcagaagccGTTCAGTCTGTGGATTATTACTGTGATA CCATCATTCTTCGAAACATTGCTCCTCACACAGTAGTGGAATCCATCATGACTGCCTTGTCTCCGTATGCATCTCTGGCAGTCAATAATATTCGTCTTATCAAAGACAAGCAGACGCAGCAGAACAGAGGCTTTGCATTTGTGCAGCTGTCTTCTGCCATG gATGCTTCTCAACTGCTACAGATTTTACAAAGTCTTCAGCCACCGTTAAAAATTGATGGCAAAACAATTGGTGTTGACTTTGCAAAGAGTGCCAGAAA AGACCTGCTTCTCCCAGATGGTAACAGAGTCAGCGCTTTCTCTGTGGCAAGTACAGCCATTGCTGCAGCTCAGTGGTCATCCACTCAG CCACAGACAGGAGAGGGCAGCACCCTTGACTACAGCTATCTTCAGTCGGGACAGGATGGATACTCACAGTATGCTCAG TATTCCCAGGATTATCAGCAGTACTACCAAAACCAAGGAGGACTATTGGACACAGACACAGCTACTGTATCAGGTA CTCCCGTCACCACCACGACAGCTGCAGTTGTGTCCCAGAGTCCTCAGCTGTATAATCAGCAGACAAACTCACCTGACTCTCCG acacAATCAGCACCACCTACCACTAGCACTCAGGCACAGGCGGCTCCTCCGACTGGCGTAGTGCCTGGAACCAAGTACG ctgTCCCTGATACTTCTACCTACCAATATGATGAATCTTCAGGATATTATTATGATCCTATAACAGGGCTCTACTATGATCCTAATTCCCAG TATTACTACAATGCCTTAACCCAGCAGTACCTGTACTGGGATGGCGAAAAGGAGACCTACATGCCTGCAGCAGAAGGTGCCACGTACCAACAGACAGCTACCACAACCACCACCAAAgaagtgaaagagaaaaaagagaagccTAAAAGTAAAACAGCTCAACAG ATTGCTAAAGACATGGAGCGCTGGGCAAAGAGTTTGAACAAGCAGAAAGAGAACTTCAAGAATAGCTTCCAGCCACTGAGTACCAGGGAGGAGGAGCGGAAGGagtcagcagctgcagatgcAGGTTTTGCCCTCTTTGAGAAAAAG ggagctctgtctgAGCGACAGCAGATTTTACCAGAGGTGTTGAAAAATGGGGATGATGAAAATCCACTAAAG CGTGGCCTTGTGGCTGCCTACAGTGGTGACAGCGATAATGATGAGGACTTACTGGAAAGAATGGAGAATGAGGAGGAGAAGCTGACTGACTGGAAAAAGATGGCTTGTCTGCTGTGTAGAAGGCAATTCCCAAACAAAGATGCTCTGATTCGGCACCAGCAGCTGTCTGACTTGCACAAG CAAAACATGGATATCTATAGGAGATCAAAGCTTTCTGAGCAGGAACTTGAAGCCTTGGAGCTGCGTGAGAGAGAG ATGAAATACagagacagagcagctgagaggCGGGAAAAGTACGGCATCCCTGAGCCCCCGGAGCCCAAGCGCAAGAAGGTCTACGATGCAGGCACAGT GAATTACGAGCAGCCCACCAAAGATGGCCTTGACAACAGTAATATAGGGAACAAGATGCTGCAGGCCATGGGCTGGAGGGAAGGTTCAGGCTTGGGAAGAAAATGCCAGGGCATCACAGCACCCATTGAG GCCCAAGTACGAATGAGAGGAGCTGGCTTGGGAGCCAAGGGCAGCTCCTATGGTGTCTCCACGGCAGATTCCTACAAAGATGCAGTGCGGAAAGCCATGTTCGCTCGCTTCACGGAGATGGAGTAA
- the RBM5 gene encoding RNA-binding protein 5 isoform X1: MGSDKRVSRTERSGRYGSIVEREDRDERESRSRRRDDYKRSSEERRGDRYDDYRDYDSRDYDSRDYDSRDSRDCRDYDSRDYDSRDSRVCRDYDSRDSRDCRDYDSRDCRDYDSRDSRDYDCRDYDSRDCRDYDSRDCRDYDSRDSRDYDRDYDSRDYDSPERERERRNSDKSEDGYHSDGDYGEHDYRNDINDEKESKTIMLRGLPITVTENDIRELIESFEGPQPADVRLMKRKTGVSRGFAFVEFYHFQDATSWMEANQKKLVIQGKQIAMHYSNPRPKFEDWLCNKCCLYNFRRRLKCFRCGADKFDSEQEVPPGAAEAVQSVDYYCDTIILRNIAPHTVVESIMTALSPYASLAVNNIRLIKDKQTQQNRGFAFVQLSSAMDASQLLQILQSLQPPLKIDGKTIGVDFAKSARKDLLLPDGNRVSAFSVASTAIAAAQWSSTQPQTGEGSTLDYSYLQSGQDGYSQYAQYSQDYQQYYQNQGGLLDTDTATVSGAPVTTTTAAVVSQSPQLYNQQTNSPDSPTQSAPPTTSTQAQAAPPTGVVPGTKYAVPDTSTYQYDESSGYYYDPITGLYYDPNSQYYYNALTQQYLYWDGEKETYMPAAEGATYQQTATTTTTKEVKEKKEKPKSKTAQQIAKDMERWAKSLNKQKENFKNSFQPLSTREEERKESAAADAGFALFEKKGALSERQQILPEVLKNGDDENPLKRGLVAAYSGDSDNDEDLLERMENEEEKLTDWKKMACLLCRRQFPNKDALIRHQQLSDLHKQNMDIYRRSKLSEQELEALELREREMKYRDRAAERREKYGIPEPPEPKRKKVYDAGTVNYEQPTKDGLDNSNIGNKMLQAMGWREGSGLGRKCQGITAPIEAQVRMRGAGLGAKGSSYGVSTADSYKDAVRKAMFARFTEME, from the exons ATGGGCTCGGACAAGCG AGTGAGCAGGACGGAGCGGAGCGGCCGCTATGGCTCCATCGTGGAGAGGGAGGACCGCGACGAGCGGGAGTCCCGCAGTCGGCGGAGGGATGACTACAAGAGGTCCAGTGAGGAGCGCCGCGGTGACCGCTATGATGACTATCGCGACTACGATAGCCGAGACTACGATAGCCGAGACTACGACAGCCGCGATAGCCGAGACTGCCGTGACTACGACAGCCGGGACTACGACAGTCGAGACAGCCGGGTCTGCCGAGACTACGACAGTCGCGACAGCCGCGACTGCCGCGACTACGATAGCCGAGATTGCCGCGACTACGACAGCCGGGATAGCCGAGACTACGATTGCCGAGACTACGACAGTCGGGATTGCCGAGACTACGACAGTCGGGATTGCCGAGACTACGACAGTCGGGATAGCCGAGACTATGATAGAGACTACGACAGCCGCGATTACGATAGCCCCGAG AGGGAGCGGGAGCGCAGGAACAGTGACAAATCAGAGGATGGATACCATTCTGATGGCGACTACGGCGAGCACGACTACAGGAACGATATTAACgatgaaaaagaaagcaagaccATCATGTTGCGTGGGCTTCCCATCACAGTTACGGAGAACGAT ATTCGTGAGCTCATTGAGTCCTTTGAAGGTCCTCAGCCTGCAGACGTGAGGCTGATGAAAAGAAAGACAG GTGTAAGCCGTGGTTTCGCCTTCGTGGAGTTTTATCACTTTCAAGATGCTACCAGCTGGATGGAAGCCAATCAG aaaaagcTGGTGATTCAAGGGAAGCAGATTGCAATGCACTACAGCAACCCAAGGCCTAAATTTGAGGACTGGCTCTGCAACAAG TGCTGCCTTTACAACTTCAGAAGGAGGCTAAAATGCTTCCGCTGTGGAGCAGACAAATTCG ATTCAGAACAGGAGGTAccacctggagcagcagaagccGTTCAGTCTGTGGATTATTACTGTGATA CCATCATTCTTCGAAACATTGCTCCTCACACAGTAGTGGAATCCATCATGACTGCCTTGTCTCCGTATGCATCTCTGGCAGTCAATAATATTCGTCTTATCAAAGACAAGCAGACGCAGCAGAACAGAGGCTTTGCATTTGTGCAGCTGTCTTCTGCCATG gATGCTTCTCAACTGCTACAGATTTTACAAAGTCTTCAGCCACCGTTAAAAATTGATGGCAAAACAATTGGTGTTGACTTTGCAAAGAGTGCCAGAAA AGACCTGCTTCTCCCAGATGGTAACAGAGTCAGCGCTTTCTCTGTGGCAAGTACAGCCATTGCTGCAGCTCAGTGGTCATCCACTCAG CCACAGACAGGAGAGGGCAGCACCCTTGACTACAGCTATCTTCAGTCGGGACAGGATGGATACTCACAGTATGCTCAG TATTCCCAGGATTATCAGCAGTACTACCAAAACCAAGGAGGACTATTGGACACAGACACAGCTACTGTATCAG GAGCTCCCGTCACCACCACGACAGCTGCAGTTGTGTCCCAGAGTCCTCAGCTGTATAATCAGCAGACAAACTCACCTGACTCTCCG acacAATCAGCACCACCTACCACTAGCACTCAGGCACAGGCGGCTCCTCCGACTGGCGTAGTGCCTGGAACCAAGTACG ctgTCCCTGATACTTCTACCTACCAATATGATGAATCTTCAGGATATTATTATGATCCTATAACAGGGCTCTACTATGATCCTAATTCCCAG TATTACTACAATGCCTTAACCCAGCAGTACCTGTACTGGGATGGCGAAAAGGAGACCTACATGCCTGCAGCAGAAGGTGCCACGTACCAACAGACAGCTACCACAACCACCACCAAAgaagtgaaagagaaaaaagagaagccTAAAAGTAAAACAGCTCAACAG ATTGCTAAAGACATGGAGCGCTGGGCAAAGAGTTTGAACAAGCAGAAAGAGAACTTCAAGAATAGCTTCCAGCCACTGAGTACCAGGGAGGAGGAGCGGAAGGagtcagcagctgcagatgcAGGTTTTGCCCTCTTTGAGAAAAAG ggagctctgtctgAGCGACAGCAGATTTTACCAGAGGTGTTGAAAAATGGGGATGATGAAAATCCACTAAAG CGTGGCCTTGTGGCTGCCTACAGTGGTGACAGCGATAATGATGAGGACTTACTGGAAAGAATGGAGAATGAGGAGGAGAAGCTGACTGACTGGAAAAAGATGGCTTGTCTGCTGTGTAGAAGGCAATTCCCAAACAAAGATGCTCTGATTCGGCACCAGCAGCTGTCTGACTTGCACAAG CAAAACATGGATATCTATAGGAGATCAAAGCTTTCTGAGCAGGAACTTGAAGCCTTGGAGCTGCGTGAGAGAGAG ATGAAATACagagacagagcagctgagaggCGGGAAAAGTACGGCATCCCTGAGCCCCCGGAGCCCAAGCGCAAGAAGGTCTACGATGCAGGCACAGT GAATTACGAGCAGCCCACCAAAGATGGCCTTGACAACAGTAATATAGGGAACAAGATGCTGCAGGCCATGGGCTGGAGGGAAGGTTCAGGCTTGGGAAGAAAATGCCAGGGCATCACAGCACCCATTGAG GCCCAAGTACGAATGAGAGGAGCTGGCTTGGGAGCCAAGGGCAGCTCCTATGGTGTCTCCACGGCAGATTCCTACAAAGATGCAGTGCGGAAAGCCATGTTCGCTCGCTTCACGGAGATGGAGTAA